In Ruminiclostridium papyrosolvens DSM 2782, the following proteins share a genomic window:
- the ymfI gene encoding elongation factor P 5-aminopentanone reductase: MNTQKTVLVTGASRGIGYAIAKKFAQNGFNVAINYNVNRTAAESLERELASLQCRVMTVKADVSSQEQVLYMIESVNSHLGNIDILVNNAGIAGQSLFTDITTEEWDRMFDINVKGMFHCCKAVLPQMIRNKWGKIVNISSIWGLTGASCEVHYSASKAAIIGLTRALAKEVGPSNIQVNCVAPGVIDTDMNSELDDQTLDELKEQTPLGIIGTGNDIAETVYFLTSDNAKFITGQVISPNGGFLI, from the coding sequence ATGAATACACAAAAAACTGTTCTTGTAACAGGTGCTTCAAGAGGAATAGGCTATGCCATAGCTAAGAAGTTTGCCCAAAACGGATTTAACGTTGCTATAAACTATAATGTTAACAGGACAGCAGCTGAAAGCCTGGAAAGAGAGTTAGCTTCACTGCAGTGCAGAGTAATGACTGTAAAAGCGGATGTGAGCAGTCAGGAACAGGTTCTCTACATGATAGAAAGTGTTAATTCACACTTAGGTAATATAGATATACTGGTCAATAATGCCGGAATAGCGGGGCAAAGCTTATTTACTGACATTACAACAGAAGAATGGGACAGAATGTTTGATATTAATGTCAAAGGGATGTTTCACTGCTGTAAAGCCGTACTTCCGCAAATGATAAGGAATAAATGGGGGAAAATAGTTAATATATCCTCTATTTGGGGATTGACAGGTGCGTCATGCGAGGTGCATTATTCTGCTTCAAAAGCGGCGATTATAGGCTTGACACGTGCATTGGCAAAGGAAGTAGGCCCGTCTAATATACAGGTTAACTGTGTTGCACCCGGTGTAATTGATACAGATATGAACTCAGAACTTGATGACCAAACCTTGGACGAGCTGAAGGAACAAACACCATTGGGCATAATTGGAACAGGTAATGATATTGCAGAAACAGTTTACTTCCTGACATCAGATAACGCCAAGTTTATAACTGGGCAGGTAATAAGCCCAAACGGCGGGTTCTTAATTTAA
- a CDS encoding DJ-1/PfpI family protein has product MECRKYCGACCIAPSISSSIPGMPKGKPAGVRCVQLNSDNSCRLFGLPERPKVCSSLKPSKEMCGESRQFALEYLYKLEELTKSGGINMGKILVFMYNDMADFEITYATHLLGHELSKEIVPCAYEKNTIKSKGGLLFTPIITVAKAKADDYEGFLIPGGWNPVVKTEILDLIKAFYTSGKLVAAICAGPRYLAKAGILDDVKYTTSIVEWTQARREAFNNEDDPFPRENFIDTRVVRDKNVITSKGISFVDFAIEIADYFGMFKEADDKEAFYDMITGK; this is encoded by the coding sequence ATGGAATGCAGAAAATATTGCGGGGCCTGCTGTATTGCTCCATCAATATCATCGTCTATACCGGGTATGCCAAAAGGTAAGCCTGCGGGAGTAAGATGCGTCCAGTTGAATAGTGACAATAGCTGTAGGCTTTTTGGACTGCCGGAAAGGCCTAAAGTATGTTCAAGCCTAAAGCCTTCAAAGGAAATGTGCGGAGAATCCCGGCAGTTTGCTTTGGAATATCTGTACAAGCTTGAAGAACTAACAAAATCAGGAGGAATAAATATGGGAAAAATATTGGTATTTATGTATAACGATATGGCGGATTTTGAAATAACATATGCTACACACCTGTTGGGACATGAATTATCAAAAGAGATAGTTCCGTGTGCATATGAAAAAAATACTATTAAGAGTAAAGGTGGTTTGCTATTTACACCGATAATCACAGTTGCCAAAGCAAAAGCAGATGATTATGAAGGTTTTTTGATTCCCGGAGGCTGGAATCCTGTTGTAAAGACAGAAATCCTTGATTTGATAAAAGCTTTTTATACAAGTGGAAAACTCGTTGCAGCTATTTGTGCAGGCCCCAGATATCTTGCAAAGGCGGGCATATTAGATGATGTGAAATATACTACTTCAATAGTTGAATGGACACAAGCCAGAAGAGAAGCATTTAATAACGAGGATGATCCTTTTCCAAGGGAAAACTTTATCGACACCAGAGTAGTAAGGGATAAAAATGTAATAACTTCAAAAGGAATATCCTTTGTTGATTTTGCTATTGAAATAGCCGATTATTTCGGTATGTTTAAAGAGGCTGATGATAAGGAAGCTTTTTATGATATGATTACCGGCAAATAG
- a CDS encoding CYTH domain-containing protein yields the protein MSIEIEKKFLVKSDEYKTCAKPVLFRQGYLSTSAGRTVRVRRYNDKGFITVKGKTNYCSRLEYEYGIPTEDADNMLDNLCVQPIIEKVRYFMVYKGNEWVVDEFLGANEGLVVAEIELNNETDCFDKPDWLGEEITSDVRYYNSNLVNNPYNAW from the coding sequence ATGTCAATTGAAATTGAAAAAAAGTTTCTTGTAAAAAGTGATGAATACAAGACTTGTGCAAAGCCGGTTTTATTCAGACAGGGGTACTTAAGTACGTCTGCCGGAAGAACTGTGAGGGTAAGAAGATATAACGACAAGGGGTTTATTACCGTAAAAGGGAAGACAAATTATTGCAGCAGATTAGAATACGAGTATGGCATTCCAACTGAGGATGCTGACAATATGCTTGATAATTTGTGTGTACAGCCTATAATAGAAAAGGTAAGGTATTTTATGGTATATAAGGGTAATGAATGGGTTGTAGATGAATTCCTTGGAGCTAATGAGGGTCTTGTAGTAGCTGAAATTGAACTAAATAATGAGACGGATTGTTTTGATAAACCGGACTGGCTTGGAGAAGAAATAACTTCAGATGTCAGATATTATAACTCAAACCTTGTCAATAATCCCTATAACGCCTGGTAA
- a CDS encoding GatB/YqeY domain-containing protein, which yields MSLKELLVQDLKKAMKDGDNVSKTAVQMARSAVLQVEKDTRVTLDDDGIVEIIAKEVKKRTDTLPDFERSNRQDLIDNLKAEIEVLKKYLPQQLSEGEIEEIVKEAISSTGATSAKEIGKVMQAVMPKTRGKADGKLVNQIVKKLLE from the coding sequence ATGTCACTAAAAGAATTGCTTGTTCAAGACTTGAAAAAAGCCATGAAGGATGGCGATAATGTCTCAAAGACAGCTGTTCAGATGGCTAGATCAGCAGTGCTTCAGGTTGAAAAGGACACTAGGGTTACCCTTGACGATGATGGTATAGTTGAGATTATTGCTAAAGAAGTTAAAAAAAGAACGGATACTTTGCCTGACTTTGAAAGAAGCAACAGACAGGATCTTATAGATAATCTTAAAGCAGAAATTGAAGTTTTGAAAAAATATTTACCACAGCAGTTGAGTGAAGGTGAGATAGAGGAAATTGTAAAAGAAGCTATTTCTTCTACCGGAGCTACATCGGCTAAGGAAATCGGAAAGGTAATGCAGGCAGTAATGCCTAAGACCAGAGGCAAGGCTGACGGTAAATTAGTTAACCAAATTGTAAAAAAGTTATTAGAATAA
- the rpsU gene encoding 30S ribosomal protein S21 translates to MSEVRVKENESLDSALKRFKRSCAKSGVLAEVRKREHYEKPSVKRKKKSEAARKRKFK, encoded by the coding sequence GTGTCTGAAGTAAGAGTTAAAGAGAATGAGTCTTTGGATAGTGCTCTCAAAAGGTTTAAGAGATCTTGTGCTAAATCAGGTGTTTTGGCTGAGGTTAGAAAGAGAGAACATTATGAGAAGCCTAGCGTAAAGAGAAAAAAGAAATCTGAAGCAGCAAGAAAAAGAAAATTTAAATAA
- a CDS encoding histidine triad nucleotide-binding protein produces MSDCIFCKIVKGEIPSKKVYETDKVYSFHDINPEAPVHVLIVPKQHISSHNELSEDNVDVMKDIHLAANEIAKKLGISDSGYRLINNCGADAGQTVFHLHYHLVGGAAMGSKIL; encoded by the coding sequence ATGAGCGATTGTATATTTTGTAAGATAGTAAAAGGCGAGATTCCTTCAAAAAAGGTTTATGAAACAGATAAGGTTTACTCTTTTCATGACATTAATCCCGAGGCACCGGTACATGTGCTGATAGTTCCTAAACAACATATATCTTCACATAACGAACTTTCTGAAGATAATGTTGACGTAATGAAGGATATTCATCTGGCTGCCAATGAAATTGCGAAAAAGCTCGGTATTTCCGACAGCGGATACAGATTAATCAATAATTGCGGAGCAGATGCAGGACAAACTGTTTTCCACTTACATTATCATCTTGTGGGGGGCGCAGCAATGGGTTCGAAAATACTGTAA
- the alaS gene encoding alanine--tRNA ligase, with product MQKLGLNELRERYLKFFESKGHLRLASAPLVPKNDPSLLLINSGMAPLKPFFTGQEEPPRKRVTTCQKCIRTPDIENVGKTARHGTYFEMLGNFSFGDYFKNEAIPWAWEFVTEDLKMPVEKLWVTIYEDDDEAFDIWHKVVGLPAERIVRMGKKDNFWEHGTGPCGPCSEIYFDRGPEKGCGSPDCKVGCECDRYVEFWNNVFTQFNRDEQGNYTRLTHPNIDTGMGLERLACISQDVDNLFEVDTVWNILDYICKTAGVEYKKSEKTDVSIRVITDHIRSTTMMVCDGVLPSNEGRGYVLRRLLRRAARHGRLLGINKPFLYDVAMVVINESKEAYPELAEKAGYIKKVIKIEEERFEATVDQGIVILNDFIDEIKAKKQEVIPGEMVFKLHDTYGFPLDLTREIAEENGLGIDEDGFKKEMDAQRKKARDAHNSKDTSAWSDSVFDKLDKSQKTAFVGYENIVCESVILYIVKDGEIVDTAQEGDEITVILDKTPFYAEMGGQVGDSGALIAKNGVIKIENCTKTADGKFLHTGFVETGLVETGSTVTASIDEKRRTAINRNHTVTHLLHKALRTVLGDHVHQAGSLVEPNKLRFDFSHFSAMTPEELKKVEDMTNEAILNSMEVDVKEMPIDEAKKLGAMALFGEKYGNTVRVVKVEDYSVELCGGTHLKNTAQAGLVKILGESGVAAGVRRLEALTGEAAIRYYTERENLLNEVSQALKATPQDSLKKVESLGQELKNAEKEIEQLRNKLVSGESESVLANAVEVKGVKVVMARFDTMDMEGLRNTGDMLKNKLGSGVIVLGSGYGDKVSFVVTATKDVVAKGIHSGNIIKEVAKTAGGGGGGRPDMAQAGGKDLSKIDEALKSAVSIVESQIK from the coding sequence ATGCAAAAACTAGGATTAAATGAATTAAGAGAACGTTATCTGAAGTTTTTTGAGAGCAAGGGACATTTAAGGCTTGCAAGTGCTCCTTTGGTTCCCAAAAATGACCCAAGTCTATTGCTTATTAACTCAGGAATGGCACCATTGAAGCCATTTTTTACGGGACAAGAAGAACCTCCCAGAAAAAGAGTAACAACCTGTCAAAAATGCATAAGAACACCTGATATAGAGAATGTTGGAAAGACGGCACGTCATGGTACTTATTTTGAAATGCTGGGTAATTTTTCTTTCGGGGATTACTTTAAAAATGAAGCTATTCCATGGGCTTGGGAATTTGTAACTGAAGATCTGAAAATGCCTGTTGAAAAGCTATGGGTAACAATTTATGAGGATGATGATGAGGCTTTTGATATATGGCACAAGGTTGTAGGGTTGCCGGCTGAAAGAATTGTACGAATGGGCAAAAAGGACAATTTCTGGGAACATGGTACTGGCCCTTGCGGTCCTTGCTCAGAAATATACTTTGACAGGGGGCCTGAAAAAGGTTGTGGAAGCCCGGACTGTAAGGTCGGTTGTGAGTGCGACCGCTATGTAGAATTCTGGAACAACGTTTTTACCCAGTTCAACCGAGATGAACAGGGCAACTATACAAGACTTACACACCCAAACATAGATACCGGAATGGGGCTTGAAAGGCTTGCATGTATTTCACAGGATGTTGATAATCTATTTGAAGTTGATACTGTTTGGAATATACTTGATTACATCTGTAAAACAGCAGGAGTTGAGTACAAAAAATCCGAGAAAACAGATGTATCCATCCGTGTAATTACAGACCACATCAGAAGTACAACAATGATGGTATGCGATGGAGTTTTGCCGTCAAATGAAGGCAGAGGCTATGTTTTAAGAAGACTACTGAGAAGGGCTGCAAGACACGGCAGGTTATTGGGCATAAATAAACCTTTCCTGTATGATGTAGCCATGGTTGTAATAAACGAATCAAAGGAAGCCTATCCGGAGCTTGCTGAAAAGGCTGGGTACATTAAAAAGGTTATAAAAATAGAGGAAGAGAGATTTGAGGCTACTGTTGATCAGGGAATAGTTATTCTCAATGATTTTATTGATGAAATAAAAGCTAAAAAGCAGGAAGTAATACCCGGTGAAATGGTTTTCAAACTCCATGATACCTATGGATTCCCACTTGATTTGACCAGAGAAATTGCAGAAGAAAACGGTCTGGGAATTGACGAGGACGGTTTCAAAAAGGAAATGGACGCTCAGAGGAAGAAAGCAAGAGATGCTCACAACAGCAAGGACACATCGGCATGGTCTGACAGTGTTTTTGACAAACTGGACAAAAGTCAAAAAACAGCTTTCGTAGGGTATGAAAATATAGTTTGCGAATCTGTAATATTGTATATAGTTAAGGACGGAGAAATTGTTGATACCGCTCAAGAAGGAGACGAAATTACCGTTATTCTTGATAAAACTCCATTTTATGCTGAAATGGGAGGTCAGGTAGGCGATTCAGGAGCTCTGATTGCAAAAAATGGCGTAATAAAGATTGAAAACTGCACAAAAACCGCTGATGGTAAATTCCTGCATACAGGCTTTGTTGAAACCGGTCTTGTAGAGACAGGGAGCACTGTTACGGCTTCAATAGATGAAAAGAGAAGAACTGCCATAAACAGAAACCATACGGTTACTCATTTGCTGCACAAGGCACTGAGAACTGTATTGGGAGACCATGTTCATCAGGCTGGTTCTCTTGTAGAGCCAAATAAATTAAGATTTGACTTCAGCCATTTTTCAGCAATGACTCCTGAAGAACTTAAAAAGGTTGAGGATATGACAAACGAGGCTATTCTCAACAGCATGGAAGTTGATGTAAAAGAAATGCCTATTGATGAAGCCAAAAAACTGGGAGCAATGGCATTATTTGGCGAGAAATACGGTAATACGGTAAGAGTAGTAAAGGTAGAGGATTATAGCGTAGAATTGTGCGGAGGTACTCACCTGAAAAATACAGCTCAGGCCGGTCTTGTTAAGATTCTTGGTGAAAGCGGCGTAGCAGCGGGTGTAAGGCGTCTTGAGGCACTAACAGGGGAAGCGGCCATAAGATATTACACAGAGAGAGAAAACCTGTTGAACGAAGTTTCACAGGCTTTAAAGGCAACTCCACAGGATAGCCTTAAAAAAGTCGAAAGCCTGGGACAGGAACTAAAAAATGCAGAAAAGGAAATAGAGCAGCTTCGTAACAAGCTTGTAAGCGGAGAATCAGAGAGCGTTCTTGCCAATGCAGTTGAAGTAAAAGGCGTAAAAGTAGTTATGGCGAGATTTGACACTATGGATATGGAAGGCCTTAGAAATACAGGAGACATGCTGAAAAATAAGCTTGGTTCAGGAGTTATTGTTCTTGGCTCAGGCTATGGCGATAAGGTAAGCTTTGTTGTAACTGCTACAAAGGATGTTGTGGCGAAAGGAATCCATTCGGGAAATATCATCAAGGAAGTAGCAAAAACTGCCGGAGGCGGCGGTGGAGGACGTCCTGATATGGCACAGGCAGGCGGTAAAGACTTGTCAAAGATTGATGAAGCATTGAAGTCTGCTGTTTCTATTGTGGAATCACAAATTAAATAA
- a CDS encoding HAD family hydrolase — protein sequence MKYKAILFDLDGTLINSLEDLADSANEALEKHGFKTHPTESYKKFVGNGVRNLIKNAAPDGIDDTTVEKLLEDYHTIYNKNYVNKTKAYAGIPEMLDKLKKAGIKMGVCSNKPHKPTNEIVEKLLGYEYFQVVFGEREGIPRKPDPTSLIEAAQRLGVAPEQTIYVGDSGGDMESANNAEMLAAGVLWGFREEAELLACGGKILLTSPLELFYFVTAAQRD from the coding sequence ATGAAATACAAAGCCATATTGTTTGATTTGGATGGGACGCTTATAAACTCACTGGAGGATTTGGCCGACAGTGCCAATGAAGCTTTAGAAAAACACGGCTTCAAGACTCACCCAACTGAATCATATAAAAAGTTTGTAGGAAACGGAGTACGTAACCTGATAAAAAACGCTGCTCCTGACGGAATAGATGACACAACAGTGGAGAAGTTACTGGAAGACTATCATACAATATACAATAAAAATTATGTAAACAAAACAAAAGCTTATGCAGGAATACCTGAAATGTTGGATAAGCTTAAAAAAGCAGGGATAAAAATGGGAGTCTGCTCAAATAAACCCCATAAACCTACAAATGAGATAGTTGAAAAATTATTGGGATATGAATATTTTCAGGTAGTATTTGGCGAACGGGAAGGAATACCACGTAAGCCTGACCCCACTTCACTGATAGAAGCTGCACAAAGATTGGGAGTTGCACCTGAGCAAACCATATATGTGGGAGATTCAGGAGGCGATATGGAGTCAGCAAATAATGCAGAGATGCTGGCAGCCGGAGTGTTATGGGGCTTTCGTGAAGAAGCAGAATTATTGGCATGTGGCGGAAAAATACTGTTGACTTCGCCTTTAGAACTGTTTTACTTTGTAACTGCTGCTCAGAGGGATTAA